The DNA sequence CGAGCAGGTCGACCGCAGCCGCGAGCGCCTCGGCGTCGAGCAGGTCGACCTCCTGCACGCCCACCTGCGCGACCCGGCGACCCCCCTGGCGGACCAGGTCGCCGGGCTCGCCGCGCTCGTCGAGGCCGGATCGGTGGGGGTGCTGGGCGCGAGCAACTTCTGGGTCTGGGAGCTCGAGCGCTCCCTGCAGCTCGCCGGCGACGGCCCACGCTACGACACCGTGCAGTACCAGCACTCCTACCTGCGACCCCGCACCGACCTGCCCTCCCTGCACGCACCGGAGGGTGCGGCCGGCGTCGCCGACGGGCAGGTGCTGAGCTGGCTCGCCGACCGTCGCGACGTCACCCTCATCGCCTACTCCGCGCTGCTCAAGGGCACGTATGCCGCGCCGGACGCGCCGCTGCCGCCGGGCTTCGACCACCCCGGCACCCACGAACGACTCGCCGTGCTGGACGAGGTCGCCCGCGAGACGGGCACCTCCCGCAACCAGGTGGTGCTCGCCTGGCTGCTCGGCGGCCAGGTCCCCTCGATCCCGCTCGTGGGCCCGAGGACCGTGGCCGAGCTCGACGAGTGCCTCGCTGCCGTGGACCTGGAGCTCACGGCCGACCAGCGGCAGCGGCTCGACGGCCCCCGCACGTTCGTGGGCTGACCCTGCATACCGGCTGGTAACCACTCCTGTCTGGTTTCTCACAGGCGGGCGGCGCGCGGCCCCGCGGAGCGGCCAGATAACCTGACGGACGAACTACGGCAACCGCCGCCCTCGTCGGACGAGCGACGCCGTCTCCACTCTTCTCGAAAGGGACGCGCAGTGGCGCAGGCAACCACGGGGACTCTCTACCGCGGCCGCGAAGGCATGTGGTCGTGGGTGGCCCACCGCATCAGCGGCGTACTCCTCTTCCTCTTCCTCTTCGCGCACGTGCTCGACACGGCGCTGGTCCGGGTCTCGCCGGACGCCTACAACGAGGTCATGTCGGCCTACAAGAACCCGGTCGTCGGGCTGGGAGAGGCGGGCCTGGTGGCCGCGGTCATCTTCCACGCGCTCAACGGCCTGCGGATCATCGCCGTCGACTTCTGGGGCAAGGGCCCGAAGTACCAGCGGCAGATGTTCTGGGGCGTCGTCGTGGGCTTCGTCGTGCTGTTCGCACCGTTCGCGGTCCGGCACCTCACCAACGTCTTCTCGCACTGAAGGGGCAGAGAATGAGCGCCACCAGCCAGACCACCCCCGTGCCCACCGAGCCGGTCCGCCAGTCGCCCTACCGCAGGGTGAACCGTGGCCGCGGCAACTTCGAGCTGTGGTCGTGGGTCTTCATGCGCGGCAGCGGCATCCTGCTGCTCGTGCTCGTCTTCGGGCACCTGTTCGTCAACCTCATGCTGGGCGAGGGCATCCACGCGATCGACTTCGCGTTCGTCGCCGGCAAGTGGGCCAGCCCGTTCTGGCAGGTCTGGGACATGCTCATGCTGTGGCTGGCCATGCTGCACGGCTTCAACGGTGTCCGCACGATCATCAACGACTACACCGAGCGCGAGAACACGCGCTGGGTGCTCAAGGGCCTGCTGGTGCTGGCGACCTTCTTCACGGTCGTCCTCGGGACGCTGGTGATCTTCACCTTCGA is a window from the Phycicoccus sp. M110.8 genome containing:
- a CDS encoding aldo/keto reductase; this encodes MHYRTIGSDPARQRTVSVLGLGTMAFGTGLDEAASFALLDRFVEAGGTLLDTSNNYAFWADGSQGGQSETMVGRWLAASGARDRVVVATKVGARPVRPARDFAEVEGLSPDVVREQVDRSRERLGVEQVDLLHAHLRDPATPLADQVAGLAALVEAGSVGVLGASNFWVWELERSLQLAGDGPRYDTVQYQHSYLRPRTDLPSLHAPEGAAGVADGQVLSWLADRRDVTLIAYSALLKGTYAAPDAPLPPGFDHPGTHERLAVLDEVARETGTSRNQVVLAWLLGGQVPSIPLVGPRTVAELDECLAAVDLELTADQRQRLDGPRTFVG
- the sdhC gene encoding succinate dehydrogenase, cytochrome b556 subunit produces the protein MAQATTGTLYRGREGMWSWVAHRISGVLLFLFLFAHVLDTALVRVSPDAYNEVMSAYKNPVVGLGEAGLVAAVIFHALNGLRIIAVDFWGKGPKYQRQMFWGVVVGFVVLFAPFAVRHLTNVFSH
- a CDS encoding succinate dehydrogenase hydrophobic membrane anchor subunit, with amino-acid sequence MSATSQTTPVPTEPVRQSPYRRVNRGRGNFELWSWVFMRGSGILLLVLVFGHLFVNLMLGEGIHAIDFAFVAGKWASPFWQVWDMLMLWLAMLHGFNGVRTIINDYTERENTRWVLKGLLVLATFFTVVLGTLVIFTFDPCIDPNSTLSVCTR